In a genomic window of Etheostoma spectabile isolate EspeVRDwgs_2016 unplaced genomic scaffold, UIUC_Espe_1.0 scaffold465, whole genome shotgun sequence:
- the LOC116686765 gene encoding coiled-coil domain-containing protein 85A: protein MERGAHQPQLSKSAQSPSEDISKISDEDLLKWGKEELVRQLRRAEAGKRSAIVEHGNLMREVNRRLQQHLNEIRSLKDVNQKLQEDNQELRDLCCFLDDDRQKGKRVSREWQRLGRFSAGLMRKEVAIYLQKLKELEQRQLDIMRENLELKEVCLMLEEERAAAVAGGGGSGGGVGGHGGPGRRSSIDSQSSLSQLGGTVPAPGLLRDVGDGSSTSSAGSTDSPDNPHLKPPPLGSNASPGSRGVSSEHAPKPEDVCQSTGRRHSSTPEYHTFPQSCRPRGGSLTNGEPRGLWGHSPERHSKSPTRLPCNYHPNPCNSDLQAHKQLLLSGQASAGCGKGTAKSSPELSQRQRSVTMGQGSGCGSSEAKLAGMGTPEHLKKGRVIVGSPESIRHHHHCQQSTGLEHGKGTFSSGSRSRDGVQMRAEGEEMAPHHQGLYNALISAGCCTNSCRSVKLWDSFDTS from the exons ATGGAGAGAGGCGCACATCAGCCGCAGCTGTCCAAAAGCGCACAGAGTCCGTCAGAGGACATCTCCAAAATCAGCGACGAGGACCTGCTGAAGTGGGGCAAAGAGGAGCTGGTGCGGCAGCTGCGGAGGGCAGAGGCTGGAAAACGGAGCGCCATCGTGGAGCACGGCAATCTGATGCGGGAGGTAAACCGGAGACTCCAGCAGCACCTGAACGAGATACGAAGCTTAAAG GACGTGAACCAGAAACTGCAGGAGGACAACCAGGAGCTGCGGGACCTGTGCTGCTTCCTGGACGACGACCGGCAGAAGGGGAAGCGTGTGTCGCGGGAGTGGCAGCGTCTGGGCCGCTTCAGTGCAGGCCTGATGAGGAAGGAGGTGGCCATCTACCTGCAGAAGCTGAAGGAGCTGGAGCAACGGCAGCTGGACATCATGCGGGAAAACCTGGAGCTCAAGGAGGTGTGCCTCatgctggaggaggagagggccGCGGCCGTGGCtggaggagggggaagcggtGGAGGCGTGGGTGGACATGGAGGCCCCGGCCGTAGGAGCTCCATTGACAGTCAGAGCAGCTTGTCCCAGCTAGGTGGTACTGTCCCAGCACCTGGCCTGCTGCGAGATGTTGGCGATGGGAGCAGCACCTCCAGCGCAGGGAGTACCGATAGCCCAGACAACCCTCACCTCAAACCCCCTCCCCTGGGCTCCAACGCCAGTCCTGGATCCAGAGGTGTCTCCTCTGAGCACGCCCCAAAACCCGAAGATGTGTGCCAATCAACAGGCAGGAGACACAGCTCCACCCCAGAGTACCACACCTTTCCCCAATCCTGCCGCCCCCGTGGTGGGTCCCTCACCAACGGGGAACCCCGTGGCCTTTGGGGACACAGCCCGGAAAGACACAGCAAGTCCCCTACCAGACTGCCATGTAACTACCACCCGAATCCCTGCAACTCTGACCTACAAGCCCATAAACAGCTATTGTTATCCGGGCAGGCGTCAGCAGGCTGTGGGAAGGGCACTGCCAAGTCCAGCCCAGAGCTGAGTCAGAGACAACGGTCAGTTACCATGGGGCAGGGGTCAGGCTGTGGGAGTTCGGAGGCCAAGCTGGCAGGCATGGGAACGCCTGAGCACCTGAAGAAAGGCCGGGTGATTGTGGGTAGTCCAGAGTCTATACGGCACCACCATCACTGTCAGCAAAGCACCGGGCTGGAACACGGCAAAGGGACCTTTAGCAGTGGCTCCCGCAGCAGGGACGGGGTGCAGATGAgggcagagggagaggagatGGCTCCCCACCACCAGGGTCTGTACAACG